A stretch of Bradyrhizobium sp. CCBAU 53338 DNA encodes these proteins:
- a CDS encoding ABC transporter ATP-binding protein, giving the protein MAEISLRNVCLDYPLYGAYDFSLKRRLLGHLIREKGEMRIIRAVDDITFEAEAGARIGLAGPNGSGKSTLLRLIAGVYPPSSGRVAIRGNVVPLLGLNAGVNLDFIAEDNIALLLRISGRKPTRAVIDEIWAFTELEERMQRLPLRMFSSGMLMRVLFATATAFPADILLLDEWLSVVDEHFAEKAEGRLQNLVSQAAIVIIASHDLPLLRRTCTSIINLDHGRIASTVTVEQPSAPPFELREISA; this is encoded by the coding sequence ATGGCCGAGATCAGCTTGCGCAATGTCTGCCTCGACTATCCCCTCTACGGCGCCTACGACTTTTCACTCAAGCGGAGGCTGCTCGGCCATCTCATCCGCGAAAAGGGTGAGATGCGGATCATCCGCGCCGTCGACGACATCACCTTCGAGGCCGAGGCCGGGGCGCGTATCGGGCTTGCAGGCCCCAACGGATCCGGCAAGTCGACGCTGCTGCGGTTGATCGCAGGCGTCTATCCGCCGAGCAGCGGCCGCGTGGCGATCCGCGGAAATGTCGTGCCCCTGCTCGGCCTCAATGCCGGAGTGAACCTCGACTTCATCGCCGAGGACAACATTGCCCTCTTGCTGCGGATCAGCGGCCGCAAGCCGACGCGCGCCGTGATCGACGAGATCTGGGCCTTTACCGAACTCGAGGAGCGCATGCAGCGGCTGCCGCTGCGGATGTTCTCCTCGGGCATGCTGATGCGCGTGCTGTTCGCGACCGCGACCGCCTTTCCGGCCGACATCCTCCTGCTCGACGAATGGCTGAGCGTGGTCGACGAGCATTTTGCCGAGAAGGCCGAGGGGCGCCTGCAGAACCTGGTCTCGCAGGCCGCCATCGTGATCATCGCCTCGCACGACCTGCCGCTGCTGCGCCGCACCTGCACCAGCATCATCAATCTGGATCACGGCCGCATCGCCTCGACCGTCACGGTCGAGCAACCGTCGGCTCCTCCTTTCGAGCTCCGCGAGATCAGCGCATGA
- a CDS encoding DUF5666 domain-containing protein, with protein MSRPPLISRRLLLTGFWLAGTAIARAQVRRGTDQGIGGTGITRGDDHGIGGTGIVGVIQRFGSIYVNGERVTYASDVPVRIDGEAASPKALRIGQLARVVATRQADGTLVTRNIAIASEVSGPIEQVKGNELTVLGQKIVASNKDSKLRAGTHVAVYGLRRTDGVIVASLVEPRRDAAERVTGLVERGPDGLHIGGLKLTGVDPLLVGQRVLIEGSTSQGAMQAMRTRIEDFSDLVGASRLSIEAYVQRAGSSLQLGSGLVARDSSRFGPAAGEARMVVNGVFDRSRGLQVESTRAIGPATGAPPSGGGNPGRSPGSSIMHPERSAPGSGNSPPSAPGTPGSVPGGNPGSAPSGPSGPSGPGGFGGPGGGPMGPGGMGGGGFGGPGGGMGGGRR; from the coding sequence ATGAGCAGGCCGCCGCTGATTTCGCGCCGTCTGCTGCTGACCGGGTTCTGGCTCGCCGGCACCGCGATTGCGCGCGCGCAGGTCAGGCGCGGCACGGATCAAGGTATCGGCGGGACCGGAATCACGCGCGGTGACGATCACGGCATCGGCGGCACCGGCATCGTCGGCGTGATCCAGCGTTTCGGCAGCATCTACGTCAATGGCGAGCGCGTCACCTATGCGAGCGACGTGCCGGTCCGCATCGACGGCGAGGCGGCGAGCCCGAAGGCGCTGCGCATCGGCCAGCTCGCGCGCGTGGTCGCGACGCGGCAGGCCGACGGCACGCTCGTCACGCGAAACATCGCGATCGCGAGCGAGGTTTCGGGGCCGATCGAGCAGGTGAAGGGCAACGAGCTGACGGTCCTCGGCCAGAAGATCGTGGCGAGCAACAAGGACAGCAAGCTCCGTGCCGGCACGCATGTGGCTGTCTACGGCTTGCGCCGGACCGACGGCGTGATCGTCGCAAGCCTGGTCGAGCCGCGCAGGGATGCAGCCGAACGCGTCACCGGTCTGGTCGAGCGCGGGCCCGACGGCCTGCATATCGGCGGGTTGAAGCTGACCGGCGTCGATCCCCTGCTGGTCGGCCAGCGCGTACTGATCGAGGGCAGCACGAGCCAGGGCGCGATGCAGGCCATGCGCACCCGCATCGAGGATTTCTCGGATCTCGTCGGCGCGAGCCGGCTGTCGATCGAAGCCTATGTGCAGCGCGCCGGCTCCAGCCTCCAACTCGGCTCGGGGCTCGTCGCCCGCGACAGCTCGCGCTTCGGGCCGGCAGCGGGCGAGGCGCGCATGGTCGTCAACGGCGTGTTCGATCGCTCGCGTGGCTTGCAGGTCGAATCGACGCGGGCGATCGGCCCTGCGACGGGCGCACCTCCGTCCGGCGGCGGCAATCCCGGCCGGTCGCCGGGCAGCTCGATCATGCATCCGGAGCGCAGCGCGCCGGGCTCGGGCAACAGTCCGCCCAGCGCGCCGGGTACGCCCGGATCTGTCCCCGGTGGCAATCCCGGCTCCGCGCCGTCAGGACCAAGCGGCCCGTCAGGTCCCGGTGGTTTTGGTGGGCCCGGTGGCGGGCCGATGGGCCCCGGCGGAATGGGTGGTGGCGGCTTTGGAGGTCCCGGAGGCGGGATGGGCGGTGGCCGGCGCTAG
- a CDS encoding peroxiredoxin, with protein sequence MSKKSRKKSSKTPSGNPTAKNKALKTRASTRTRSAKIQPASPGKSTKTGAKAASHKAASKRLKSSEKASEPAAASAGAKSALAEGQTAPAFRLPRDGGNVVTSADYAGQKLVLFFYPRADTPGCTREAIDFTRLKDAFTSAGTAVLGISADPLKAQEKFRDKHGLGIPLISDEQHEMLEAYGAWGEKSMYGRSFLGILRTTVLIGANGKVARIWRNVRVDGHADEVLAAARSL encoded by the coding sequence ATGTCCAAGAAATCCCGAAAGAAATCGTCCAAAACGCCCTCCGGCAATCCGACGGCTAAGAACAAGGCCCTGAAAACACGGGCATCGACTCGAACACGCAGCGCGAAAATCCAGCCGGCATCGCCAGGCAAATCAACCAAGACGGGCGCGAAAGCAGCATCGCATAAGGCCGCATCGAAACGGTTAAAATCTTCTGAAAAGGCCTCCGAGCCCGCCGCGGCATCGGCCGGTGCCAAATCCGCGCTGGCCGAGGGCCAGACGGCCCCTGCGTTCCGCCTGCCTCGCGACGGCGGCAACGTCGTCACGTCGGCCGATTACGCCGGCCAGAAGCTCGTCCTGTTTTTCTACCCCCGGGCCGATACGCCGGGCTGCACCCGCGAGGCGATCGACTTCACCCGCCTCAAGGACGCCTTCACCTCTGCCGGCACTGCCGTGCTCGGCATTTCGGCCGATCCGTTAAAGGCCCAGGAGAAGTTCCGCGACAAGCACGGTCTCGGTATCCCACTGATCTCGGACGAGCAGCACGAGATGCTGGAGGCCTACGGCGCCTGGGGCGAAAAATCCATGTACGGCAGGAGTTTCCTCGGGATTCTTCGCACCACGGTGCTGATCGGTGCCAACGGCAAAGTGGCCAGGATCTGGCGCAATGTCCGGGTTGATGGACATGCTGACGAGGTGCTGGCCGCGGCAAGAAGCCTTTAA
- a CDS encoding glycosyltransferase, translating into MQNTSELPRRPSVLHIFKIYYPDLFGGTLTVIRDICASLQDAFASAVLVCSQSAEKRQIVVNDVPVERVRSFGNVLSLPAAPTYPWRLWQKIAEHDLLALHAPFPLADLVFAFGFGRKRPLVVHWHADIVTHAGLRWLIQPLMRRTLRLAKAIIVSDRVLVDETPLLREFADKCQVVPFGIDTDVYDWPKIEPHHVNDRGRLVLACGRLVPYKGFDVLIRAAVNRNFEVWIIGEGAERARLEQLISELGLGDRVRLLGSVNDCERIKLMCLADVFVMPSVTNAETFGLVQLEAMAAGRPVVNTALDTAVPRVARHGMEAITVPPGDAEALGEAIDTLISDPERRRRMGLSARTRAVSRYSAAAFKDGMESVYRAAVAAPCDRPVPADDHEKQKGWFDSIRIAAALAWSDMRHRYVRSLLGPFWMSLQMAIVVAVLGSVIGQMSNADMLARLPMLALSMTAWTFLNSVVLDATTALQNSASLIRDRALPPVIFLLQCTFRQGLFALHNACVPLALWLLLTPHHLSGGLAALPGLSLFVICTFALSLVLGALATRYRDLKPIIESTLMLAFLASPVIWSSDIINHRSTVMRLNPLTHLFAVWREPLVGGHVDATSIIYVLVTLALLLCASVLTLVHLRKAAFWI; encoded by the coding sequence ATGCAAAACACCAGCGAACTCCCGCGCCGTCCGTCGGTGCTGCACATCTTCAAGATCTACTATCCCGACCTGTTCGGCGGCACGCTGACGGTGATCCGGGACATCTGCGCCAGCCTGCAGGACGCCTTCGCCTCCGCCGTGCTGGTCTGCTCGCAGTCGGCCGAGAAGCGCCAGATCGTCGTCAACGACGTGCCGGTCGAGCGCGTCCGTTCGTTCGGCAACGTGCTGTCGCTGCCGGCCGCGCCCACCTATCCCTGGCGGCTGTGGCAGAAGATAGCCGAGCACGATCTGCTGGCTCTGCATGCGCCCTTCCCGCTCGCCGATCTCGTCTTTGCCTTCGGCTTCGGCCGCAAGCGGCCGCTGGTCGTGCACTGGCACGCCGACATCGTCACCCATGCGGGCCTGCGCTGGTTGATCCAGCCCCTGATGCGGCGGACGCTGCGCCTGGCCAAGGCGATCATCGTGTCCGACCGGGTGCTGGTGGACGAGACGCCCTTGCTGCGGGAATTCGCTGACAAATGCCAAGTCGTGCCGTTCGGCATCGACACCGATGTCTACGACTGGCCGAAGATCGAGCCACACCACGTCAACGACCGCGGCCGCCTCGTGCTCGCCTGCGGTCGGCTCGTGCCCTACAAGGGGTTCGACGTGCTGATCCGCGCGGCCGTCAACCGCAACTTCGAGGTCTGGATCATCGGCGAAGGCGCCGAGCGCGCCAGGCTCGAGCAACTGATCAGCGAGCTTGGCCTCGGTGATCGCGTCCGCCTGCTCGGCTCCGTCAATGATTGCGAGCGCATCAAGCTGATGTGCCTCGCCGACGTCTTCGTGATGCCATCGGTCACCAACGCCGAGACCTTCGGCCTCGTCCAGCTGGAAGCCATGGCCGCCGGCCGTCCCGTGGTGAACACCGCGCTCGACACGGCGGTGCCGCGCGTCGCCCGTCACGGCATGGAAGCGATCACCGTGCCGCCCGGCGACGCCGAAGCGCTCGGCGAGGCCATCGACACCCTGATCAGCGATCCCGAGCGGCGGCGCCGCATGGGGCTTTCAGCCCGGACCCGCGCCGTGAGCCGGTATTCCGCCGCAGCCTTCAAGGACGGCATGGAATCCGTCTACCGCGCCGCCGTCGCGGCTCCATGCGACAGGCCCGTGCCGGCGGACGATCATGAGAAGCAGAAAGGCTGGTTCGACAGCATCCGGATCGCCGCGGCGCTGGCCTGGTCCGACATGCGTCATCGCTACGTGCGCTCGCTGCTGGGTCCATTCTGGATGTCGCTCCAGATGGCGATCGTGGTTGCAGTGCTCGGTTCGGTGATCGGACAGATGTCGAATGCCGACATGCTGGCACGCCTGCCCATGCTGGCCCTCTCGATGACCGCATGGACCTTCCTCAACAGCGTCGTGCTAGATGCTACCACCGCGCTGCAGAACTCTGCGAGCCTGATCCGCGACCGTGCCCTGCCGCCGGTGATCTTTCTGCTCCAATGCACGTTCCGCCAGGGGCTGTTCGCCCTGCACAATGCCTGCGTCCCGCTCGCGCTCTGGCTGCTGCTCACGCCGCATCATCTCTCCGGTGGGCTCGCGGCGCTGCCCGGCCTGTCGCTGTTCGTGATCTGCACCTTCGCCCTCAGCCTCGTCCTCGGCGCACTGGCGACGCGTTATCGCGACCTCAAGCCGATCATCGAATCCACGCTGATGCTCGCCTTCCTCGCCTCGCCCGTGATCTGGTCTTCGGACATCATCAATCACCGCTCGACCGTAATGCGGCTCAATCCGCTGACGCATCTGTTCGCGGTGTGGCGCGAGCCGCTCGTCGGCGGCCATGTCGATGCGACCAGCATCATCTATGTCCTGGTGACGCTGGCGCTGCTGCTCTGTGCGAGCGTGCTGACACTGGTGCATTTGCGCAAAGCCGCCTTCTGGATCTGA
- a CDS encoding DUF6502 family protein — protein sequence MNAKSGPKAAAPEPNAAKKLHAPLARLLRPLVRLCIRSGMTFPALAQLLRELFVNVAEHDFALEGKEQTDSRVSLLTGIHRKEVARLRGAGAPVNETPAALSLTSAVIARWLAAPEFTDARGEPLALPRTAEGDAPSFEQLVGSVTKDVRPRAVLDEWVDRKLVTINADDEIELVEAAFVPSGADDSKWHYLGRNLHDHIAAAAENVSGPAPRFLERAVHYNNISPKLARRLEARSRELAMDALKTANREANRALAKDKGGDARWNFGIYIYSEDYDDDVGEAKDPGKEGSSS from the coding sequence ATGAATGCCAAGTCCGGGCCCAAAGCGGCGGCTCCAGAGCCGAATGCCGCGAAAAAGCTGCACGCGCCGCTGGCGCGGCTGCTGCGCCCGCTCGTGCGGCTCTGTATCCGCAGCGGCATGACCTTTCCGGCACTGGCGCAATTGCTCCGCGAGCTCTTCGTCAACGTCGCCGAGCATGATTTCGCGCTTGAAGGCAAGGAGCAGACCGACAGCCGCGTCAGCCTGCTCACCGGCATCCACCGCAAGGAGGTCGCGCGCCTGCGCGGCGCCGGCGCGCCTGTGAACGAGACGCCGGCGGCGCTGTCGCTGACGAGCGCGGTGATCGCGCGCTGGCTCGCGGCGCCCGAGTTCACCGATGCAAGGGGCGAGCCGCTGGCACTGCCGCGCACCGCCGAAGGCGATGCGCCGTCATTCGAGCAGCTCGTCGGCTCCGTCACCAAGGACGTTCGCCCGCGCGCAGTGCTCGACGAATGGGTCGACCGCAAGCTCGTGACCATCAATGCGGACGACGAGATCGAACTGGTGGAGGCGGCGTTCGTTCCGAGCGGTGCTGACGACAGCAAATGGCATTATCTCGGCCGCAATTTGCACGACCATATCGCGGCCGCCGCCGAGAACGTGTCGGGGCCGGCGCCGCGCTTCCTCGAACGTGCCGTCCATTACAACAACATCTCGCCGAAGCTCGCCAGGCGCCTCGAGGCACGTTCGCGCGAGCTGGCGATGGATGCGCTGAAGACCGCCAACCGCGAGGCCAACCGCGCGCTCGCGAAGGACAAGGGCGGCGACGCCCGCTGGAACTTCGGCATCTACATCTATAGCGAAGATTATGACGATGACGTGGGCGAGGCCAAGGACCCCGGCAAAGAGGGCAGCTCCTCATGA
- a CDS encoding M23 family metallopeptidase produces the protein MSKSSAQYSQYPQHHPRDHGRAFHRRPAAVAAAAIPLPDTDDAYTIQHHGKQVRLGPVVFWIVVGTVVLLGLWSAATATYFAFRDDVLTRLIARQAEMQYAYEDRIAELRAKVDRATSRQLLDQEQFDQKLDQIMKRQTALESRATALGAMPDVTGSIPRAAPQRGEANQTTMQGTPKPSPISDTVIFVAPPDREARLESRAPAVVAPPVNQFAKNQGFDNVLARLTNSLDQVERRQVAALNAVEEGMDSRMRRMRGVVSDLGLNLANLEAAVPRAAMGGPFVPVKLAANAGPFEKQLYRINVTRAEMDRLNRTLAQVPYRKPVVGEVEFTSGFGIRSDPFLGRPAMHTGLDFRAATGDPARVTANGKVVSAGWSGGYGRMVEVDHGNGLSTRYGHLSEINVKVGEIVKIGQVIGLVGSTGRSTGPHLHYETRIDGEAVDPQKFLRAGVRLSAG, from the coding sequence ATGTCGAAAAGTTCTGCCCAATATTCGCAGTACCCCCAGCATCATCCCCGCGACCACGGACGGGCCTTCCATCGCCGTCCTGCTGCCGTGGCGGCGGCGGCGATTCCCCTCCCCGATACCGACGACGCCTACACCATCCAGCATCACGGCAAGCAGGTTCGCCTCGGGCCGGTCGTGTTCTGGATCGTGGTCGGGACCGTCGTGCTCCTCGGACTCTGGTCGGCAGCGACGGCCACTTATTTCGCTTTCCGCGACGACGTCCTGACCCGGCTGATCGCCCGTCAGGCCGAGATGCAGTATGCCTATGAGGACCGGATCGCCGAGCTGCGGGCCAAGGTCGATCGCGCCACCAGCCGGCAGCTGCTCGACCAGGAGCAGTTCGACCAGAAGCTCGACCAGATCATGAAGCGCCAGACGGCGCTGGAGTCCCGGGCTACGGCGCTCGGCGCCATGCCTGATGTCACGGGATCGATTCCCCGCGCAGCGCCGCAGCGTGGCGAAGCGAACCAGACGACGATGCAGGGCACGCCAAAACCGTCACCGATCAGCGACACCGTGATCTTCGTGGCGCCCCCCGACCGCGAAGCGCGGCTGGAATCGCGCGCGCCTGCCGTGGTCGCCCCGCCGGTCAATCAATTCGCCAAGAACCAGGGGTTCGACAATGTCCTGGCCCGGCTGACGAACTCGCTCGATCAGGTTGAGCGCCGGCAGGTCGCAGCACTCAATGCCGTCGAGGAAGGCATGGATTCGCGGATGCGGCGGATGCGCGGCGTGGTCAGCGACCTCGGCCTGAACCTCGCCAATCTCGAGGCTGCCGTGCCGCGCGCCGCAATGGGCGGCCCGTTCGTGCCGGTGAAGCTCGCGGCGAACGCAGGGCCGTTCGAGAAGCAACTCTATCGCATCAATGTCACGCGCGCCGAAATGGATCGGCTCAATCGCACGCTCGCGCAGGTGCCTTATCGCAAGCCCGTCGTCGGTGAGGTCGAGTTCACCTCGGGCTTCGGCATTCGCAGCGATCCCTTCCTCGGCCGGCCGGCGATGCACACCGGCCTCGACTTCCGCGCCGCGACCGGCGATCCCGCACGCGTCACCGCCAACGGCAAAGTGGTCTCGGCCGGCTGGTCCGGTGGTTACGGCCGCATGGTCGAGGTCGATCACGGCAACGGGCTGTCGACCAGGTACGGCCATCTCTCCGAGATCAACGTCAAGGTCGGCGAGATCGTCAAGATCGGCCAGGTCATCGGCCTGGTCGGGTCGACCGGCCGCTCGACCGGCCCGCATCTGCACTATGAAACCCGCATCGACGGCGAAGCCGTCGACCCGCAGAAATTCCTGCGCGCCGGCGTGCGCCTGAGCGCGGGTTAG
- a CDS encoding DUF3971 domain-containing protein: MPGRGASIPVNGCGPGGAQSHDGRLYREAMARNTSPQDHNRDFDRHGGHHEQPEWDEADWDQDQEEEAGHRARRLLSRSSSRFRIGDSFSAFRRMLPSGRWLRRMSVVLGAMIVIFVGCFGALWWRLGAGPINLDMATPWLAAAIEDNIGHGNTVEVGGTQIERAGRIRIAVRIRDIIVRDHDHAIVASAPKAEVRLSGVALLTGHLRAESLNLVDAELAIRIAPDGTVTVSAGDTAKPLATGVASKKQAGLPPTFPRNGVPPPPFGMAPATPDAPQAAPRPTPQQSGILQGLDWLDSLSMTGLDGQNLNEIGLKNGNLIVDDQQRGSKWTFENITLSLRRPSQGGVTLSLGEEGAHPWSLRATIGPTENGVRSVDIRADKVSTSNILLALRVKDLTYTADLPLTGEMKGELGRDGVPTFFRGKVTVGAGNIIDTDTPDYPMAIDSAEINVEWDAGRRVLVAPFKILSGANRVTLLAHLEPPNGTTNDWQLGFSGGSILLGGIDNEPPLVFNRIAIGFRFDTDHKRMLLTQADISNGEIGVAGTGAIDYSGEPRLTLGFAGTPMSASALKRMWPTLVVPELRQWVIERIERGTLQRIEVGVNSPTRNLPRKGPPIPDDGLSVNIVASGVAVRPVDGMPVVHDADLKAHVTGRTATVNIAQGIADTPAGRKITISDFTFEVPDMAPKPSPSRTRFRVDGPVPAAAEMLANDRLSDLSSTVVDPNTSKGTFTANIQLGMPVKGELTKADTVYAVTADLNGFAADKLVMNQKLEANNLKIVANNQGYQVKGDVKINGQAASLDYRKATDGDADVKLQTTLDDAGRARLGFDLSPAVSGSVPIKVSGKIAGGPEQTTKLGIEADLTSVKLDNILPGWVKLPGKSSKATFKVVPTAQSTRLEDIVIEGGGASIKGSLEVDPNGDLMNANFPIYSPSDGDKTSLKVERGQDGVVRGTMRGDVFDGRGFLKSAISGNSKDDSKSKLKNVDFDIDVKLGTVAGFNGETMRSVDAKMSKRAGAIKAFTLSGRIGQNTPVAADLRGGRAQGSREVIYLQTNDAGSLLKFTDTYTKAVGGQMVVAMEPPAADASVPREGLINVRDFTVRGEAQLDRVAAGAPNGTGSGVSFSALRAEFTRQNGALTIRDGVVKGPMIGATIEGSIDYPGNQVCMSGTFVPMYGVNNIFGQIPLFGIFLGGGNNEGLIGVTYEVVGTPDKPSMRVNPISAMAPGLFRKIFEFNTGKQQNAPIDELPSAHSGDSATGSARTLSNGCSLARR, translated from the coding sequence ATGCCGGGGCGGGGAGCGTCGATTCCCGTCAATGGTTGCGGCCCCGGCGGCGCTCAATCCCACGATGGGCGCCTGTATCGAGAGGCAATGGCAAGGAATACGTCGCCCCAGGATCACAATCGGGATTTCGATCGGCACGGCGGCCATCACGAGCAGCCGGAGTGGGACGAGGCCGACTGGGATCAGGATCAGGAAGAGGAGGCGGGGCATCGCGCACGCCGCCTGCTATCGCGTTCCAGCTCGCGCTTCCGCATCGGCGACAGCTTCTCGGCGTTCCGGCGGATGCTGCCGAGCGGACGCTGGCTGCGCCGCATGTCCGTCGTTCTTGGGGCCATGATCGTCATCTTCGTCGGCTGCTTTGGCGCTCTGTGGTGGCGACTTGGCGCCGGCCCGATCAATCTCGACATGGCAACGCCCTGGCTCGCTGCCGCGATCGAGGACAATATCGGCCACGGCAACACCGTGGAGGTGGGCGGCACCCAGATCGAGCGCGCGGGGCGTATCAGGATTGCGGTGCGCATCCGCGACATCATCGTACGCGATCATGACCATGCCATCGTTGCCAGCGCCCCGAAGGCCGAGGTGAGGCTCTCGGGCGTCGCGCTTCTCACCGGGCATCTGCGCGCCGAAAGCCTCAACCTCGTCGATGCCGAGCTCGCGATCCGGATCGCGCCTGACGGGACGGTCACGGTGTCCGCCGGCGACACGGCCAAGCCGCTCGCAACCGGTGTCGCGTCCAAGAAGCAAGCGGGCCTGCCGCCGACATTCCCGCGCAACGGCGTCCCGCCGCCGCCGTTCGGGATGGCCCCCGCAACCCCGGACGCGCCTCAGGCCGCACCTCGGCCGACACCGCAGCAGAGTGGAATTCTTCAGGGCCTCGACTGGCTCGACAGCCTCAGCATGACCGGCCTCGACGGCCAGAACCTCAACGAGATCGGTCTCAAGAACGGCAACCTGATCGTCGACGATCAGCAGCGCGGCAGCAAATGGACGTTCGAGAACATCACGCTCAGCCTGCGCCGGCCGAGCCAAGGCGGTGTCACGCTGAGCCTCGGCGAGGAGGGCGCGCATCCGTGGTCGCTGCGTGCCACGATCGGTCCCACCGAGAATGGCGTGCGTTCGGTCGATATCCGCGCCGACAAGGTCTCGACCTCCAACATCCTGCTGGCGCTGCGCGTCAAGGATCTCACCTATACGGCCGATCTGCCCCTGACCGGCGAAATGAAGGGCGAACTCGGTCGTGACGGGGTGCCGACGTTCTTTCGCGGCAAGGTCACGGTCGGCGCTGGCAACATCATCGACACCGACACGCCCGATTATCCGATGGCGATCGACTCGGCCGAGATCAACGTCGAGTGGGATGCGGGACGCCGGGTGCTGGTCGCACCCTTCAAGATCCTCTCGGGCGCCAATCGCGTGACCCTGCTGGCTCATCTGGAGCCGCCGAATGGCACCACCAACGACTGGCAACTCGGCTTCAGCGGAGGCTCGATCCTGCTCGGCGGCATCGACAACGAGCCGCCGCTCGTCTTCAACCGCATCGCGATCGGCTTCCGCTTCGACACCGATCACAAGCGCATGCTGCTGACGCAGGCCGATATCAGCAACGGCGAGATCGGCGTCGCCGGCACCGGTGCGATCGACTATTCCGGCGAGCCGCGCCTGACGCTTGGCTTTGCGGGAACGCCGATGTCGGCCTCCGCCCTGAAGCGGATGTGGCCGACGCTCGTCGTGCCCGAACTGCGCCAGTGGGTGATCGAGCGGATCGAGCGCGGGACGCTTCAGCGCATCGAGGTCGGCGTCAACTCGCCGACGCGCAACCTTCCGCGCAAGGGACCGCCCATTCCCGACGACGGCCTGTCTGTCAATATCGTGGCAAGCGGCGTCGCGGTCCGCCCCGTCGACGGCATGCCTGTCGTGCACGATGCCGACCTCAAGGCGCACGTGACCGGACGCACCGCCACGGTGAATATCGCCCAGGGCATTGCCGACACGCCTGCGGGCCGCAAGATCACGATTTCCGACTTCACCTTCGAAGTGCCTGACATGGCGCCGAAGCCATCGCCGTCGCGGACGCGCTTCCGCGTCGACGGTCCGGTACCTGCGGCGGCCGAGATGCTGGCGAACGATCGGCTGAGCGATCTGTCGTCGACCGTCGTCGATCCCAACACCAGCAAGGGCACGTTCACGGCCAACATCCAGCTCGGCATGCCGGTCAAGGGCGAGCTGACCAAGGCGGATACCGTCTACGCCGTCACCGCCGATCTCAACGGATTTGCCGCCGACAAGCTCGTGATGAACCAGAAGCTCGAGGCCAACAATCTCAAGATCGTTGCGAACAACCAGGGTTATCAGGTCAAGGGCGACGTCAAGATCAACGGGCAAGCGGCCTCGCTCGACTACCGCAAGGCAACCGATGGCGATGCCGACGTCAAGCTCCAGACGACGCTGGACGACGCCGGCCGCGCCCGTCTCGGCTTCGACCTCAGTCCCGCGGTCAGCGGATCCGTTCCGATCAAGGTGTCGGGCAAGATTGCCGGCGGCCCCGAGCAGACGACGAAGCTCGGTATCGAGGCCGACCTGACCTCGGTCAAGCTCGACAACATCCTTCCCGGCTGGGTCAAGCTGCCGGGCAAATCGAGCAAGGCCACCTTCAAGGTGGTGCCGACGGCGCAATCGACGAGGCTCGAGGACATCGTCATCGAAGGCGGCGGCGCCTCGATCAAGGGTTCGCTGGAGGTCGATCCGAACGGCGACCTCATGAATGCGAACTTCCCGATCTACTCGCCGTCCGATGGAGACAAGACCTCGTTGAAGGTGGAGCGCGGTCAGGACGGCGTGGTGCGAGGCACCATGCGCGGTGACGTGTTCGACGGCCGCGGCTTCCTGAAGTCGGCGATCTCAGGCAATTCCAAGGACGACAGCAAGAGCAAGCTCAAGAACGTCGATTTCGACATCGACGTGAAGCTCGGCACGGTCGCCGGGTTCAACGGCGAGACGATGCGCAGCGTCGACGCCAAGATGTCGAAGCGAGCAGGGGCCATCAAGGCGTTCACGCTGAGCGGCAGGATCGGCCAGAACACCCCGGTGGCGGCCGATCTGCGCGGCGGCCGCGCGCAGGGCAGCCGCGAGGTGATCTATCTCCAGACCAACGATGCCGGCTCGCTGCTGAAGTTCACCGACACCTATACCAAGGCGGTCGGCGGCCAGATGGTGGTGGCAATGGAGCCTCCTGCGGCCGATGCTTCGGTACCCAGGGAAGGCCTCATCAACGTGCGCGATTTCACCGTGAGGGGCGAGGCGCAGCTCGATCGGGTTGCGGCGGGTGCGCCCAACGGGACCGGGAGCGGGGTTTCCTTCAGTGCGTTGCGTGCCGAATTCACGCGGCAGAACGGCGCGCTGACGATCCGCGACGGCGTGGTGAAAGGTCCGATGATCGGCGCCACCATCGAGGGTTCGATCGACTATCCCGGCAATCAGGTGTGCATGAGCGGCACGTTCGTGCCGATGTACGGCGTGAACAACATCTTCGGCCAGATTCCACTCTTCGGAATCTTTCTCGGCGGCGGCAACAACGAGGGATTGATCGGCGTCACCTACGAGGTCGTCGGTACGCCGGACAAGCCGTCGATGCGCGTGAACCCCATCTCGGCGATGGCGCCGGGACTGTTCCGCAAGATATTCGAGTTCAACACCGGCAAGCAACAAAACGCGCCGATCGACGAACTGCCGTCGGCGCACTCCGGTGACAGCGCGACGGGATCGGCACGAACGCTGTCGAACGGGTGCAGCCTGGCGCGCCGTTAG